The following coding sequences are from one Ficedula albicollis isolate OC2 chromosome 14, FicAlb1.5, whole genome shotgun sequence window:
- the NPTX2 gene encoding neuronal pentraxin-2 produces MLLVAVGLLLAVAAGGRGSPAGEQESPPGSRFVCTSLPLDAAGAGCPLPPVPMQGGALPPEEELKATVLQLRETVLQQKETIGSQREAIRELTGKLSRCEGADGKAGAWKNEVGKGKDTMGDLPRDPAQVIEQLSRTMQTLKDRLESLEHQLRANVSYAALPSDLREMLQRRLGDLERQLLSKVAELEDEKSLLHNETSAHRQKTETALNALLERVSELEKGNSAFKSPDEFKVSLPLRTNYLYGKIKKTLPELYAFTVCLWLRSSASPGIGTPFSYAVPGQANEIVLIEWGNNPIELLINDKVAQLPLFISDGKWHHICITWTTRDGMWEAFQDGEKLGTGENLAPWHPIKPGGVLILGQEQDTVGGRFDATQAFVGEMSQFNIWDRVLKAEDIMNIANCSINMPGNIIPWVDNNVDVFGGATKWPVETCEERLLDL; encoded by the exons ATGCTGCTCGTGGCCGTCGGGCTCCTGCTCGCCGTAGCCGCGGGCGGGCGGGGGTCGCCGGCCGGGGAGCAGGAGAGCCCTCCGGGCAGCCGCTTCGTTTGCACCTCGCTGCCGCTGGACGCCGCCGGCGCGGGCTGCCCGCTGCCCCCCGTGCCCATGCAGGGCGGCGCGCTGCCCCCCGAGGAGGAGCTGAAAGCCACGGTGCTGCAGCTGCGGGAGACCGTCCTGCAGCAGAAGGAGACCATCGGGAGCCAGCGGGAGGCCATCCGGGAGCTCACCGGCAAGCTCAGCCGCTGCGAGGGCGCCGACGGCAAGGCCGGGGCGTGGAAGAACGAGGTGGGCAAGGGCAAGGACACGATGGGCGACCTGCCGCGTGACCCGGCGCAGGTCATCGAGCAGCTGAGCCGCACCATGCAGACCCTGAAGGACCGGCTGGAGAGCCTGGAG CACCAGCTCCGAGCCAACGTGTCGTACGCAGCCCTGCCCAGTGACCTGCGGGAGATGCTGCAGCGGCGCCTGGGGGACCTGGAGCGCCAGCTCCTCAGCAAAGTGGCCGAGCTGGAGGATGAGAAATCCCTGCTCCACAACGAGACCTCAGCCCACCGGCAGAAGACAGAGACAGCCTTGAATGCCTTGCTAGAAAGAGTGTCTGAATTAGAGAAAG GTAACAGTGCATTTAAGTCACCTGATGAGTTCAAAGTCTCCCTCCCTCTGCGCACAAACTACCTGTATGGGAAGATCAAGAAGACTCTGCCAGAGCTCTATGCTTTCACTGTGTGCTTGTGGCTGAGGTCAAGTGCTTCTCCTGGGATTGGCACTCCCTTCTCATATGCTGTTCCTGGGCAAGCCAATGAAATTGTCCTCATAGAATGGGGGAATAATCCAATTGAACTGCTAATTAATGATAAG gttGCTCAGCTCCCTCTTTTCATCAGTGATGGAAAATGGCATCATATCTGCATAACATGGACAACCAGAGATGGAATGTGGGAAGCTTTTCAGGATGGAGAGAAGCTTGGCACTGGGGAGAATCTAGCTCCTTGGCATCCAATTAAACCTGGAGGTGTCCTGATCCTGGGTCAGGAACAG GACACAGTAGGAGGAAGATTTGATGCAACTCAAGCCTTCGTTGGGGAGATGAGCCAGTTCAATATATGGGACAGGGTCTTAAAAGCTGAGGACATCATGAATATTGCCAACTGCTCTATTAACATGCCTGGCAACATCATCCCCTGGGTGGATAACAACGTGGACGTGTTTGGAGGAGCCACCAAATGGCCTGTGGAGACCTGTGAGGAGCGTCTGCTTGACTTGTAG